One Littorina saxatilis isolate snail1 linkage group LG1, US_GU_Lsax_2.0, whole genome shotgun sequence genomic window carries:
- the LOC138948863 gene encoding G2/mitotic-specific cyclin-B-like isoform X1 yields the protein MAITRSELARKAGSSTDSKMNDNIDATVPSKAAMEQAMGSRFALGDIGNIGAKVSSLTLDPLKKNGAIKKEILGQQPAITRQKTITRRALAQAVTMAPPAAPAVTAATSLSSLSTSVKATALKTEVYCDFKEPAVIVEPVPASVMPVAPMDISEDRADAFSRALVPVEDIDANDHDNPQLVSEYVCDIYDYMHQMEKRLFVRHHYLDGADITGKMRSILVDWLCQVHHRFHLLQETLYLTVAIIDRYLQEKPVIRNKLQLVGVTAMLLASKYEEMFAPEVADFVYITDNAYSKADIREMERDILRTLNFSFGKPLCLHFLRRNSKAGQVDATKHTLAKYMMELTITEYDMVHLPPSQIAAAALYLSIKLLDNSPWTETLAYYSTYSEDHLQPLATKLAGLVHKAETSKLTAIRTKYSTSKLMKISQIPELKSPLITELAGQAS from the exons ATGGCAATAACACGTTCTGAATTG gccAGAAAAGCGGGCAGCAGCACAGACTCCAAGATGAACGACAACATAGACGCCACGGTCCCAAGCAAGGCAGCCATGGAACAGGCAATGGGCTCTCGGTTTGCTCTAGGGGACATCGGCAACATTGGAGCCAAAGTCTCCAGTCTCACCCTTGACCCTCTCAAGAAAAATGGTGCTATCAAGAAGGAAATCTTGGGTCAACAGCCTGCAATCACACGTCAGAAGACGATAACACGGCGAGCTCTAGCCCAAGCAGTAACCATGGCACCCCCTGCTGCTCCAGCAGTCACGGCAGCAACATCCCTGAGCTCTCTCAGCACCAGCGTCAAGGCCACAGCGCTTAAGACAGAGGTCTACTGTGACTTCAAG GAGCCGGCAGTGATAGTGGAGCCAGTCCCAGCCTCAGTGATGCCAGTGGCTCCTATGGACATTTCTGAGGATCGAGCTGATGCCTTCTCTCGAGCTCTGGTGCCTGTGGAAGACATTGACGCCAATGACCATGACAATCCCCAGCTGGTCAGCGAGTATGTCTGTGATATCTACGACTACATGCACCAGATGGAG AAGCGACTGTTTGTGCGCCATCACTACCTTGACGGGGCAGACATCACGGGCAAGATGCGGTCGATTCTGGTTGACTGGTTGTGTCAGGTACATCACCGCTTCCACTTGCTGCAAGAGACCCTCTATCTCACTGTTGCCATCATTGATCGATACCTGCAG GAGAAACCTGTGATTCGAAACAAGCTACAACTAGTCGGAGTGACAGCTATGCTGCTAGCTTCCAAGTACGAGGAAATGTTTGCTCCAGAAGTTGCAGATTTTGTTTACATCACAGACAATGCCTACTCAAAGGCAGACATTCGTGAAATGGAACGTGATATACTCAGGACTTTAAACTTTTCCTTTGGAAAGCCATTGTGTCTTCATTTTCTGAGGAGAAATTCAAAAGCAGGACAG GTTGATGCTACGAAGCATACATTAGCAAAGTACATGATGGAGCTGACCATAACGGAGTATGACATGGTCCACTTGCCGCCCTCCCAGATAGCTGCTGCTGCCCTGTACCTCTCCATAAAGCTGCTGGACAACTCTCCATGG ACGGAAACACTGGCATACTACAGCACATACAGTGAGGACCACCTCCAGCCTTTGGCTACCAAGTTGGCGGGTCTGGTCCACAAGGCTGAAACAAGCAAGCTCACT GCCATTCGCACCAAGTACAGTACATCCAAGCTGATGAAGATCAGTCAGATCCCTGAGCTCAAGTCGCCCCTCATCACAGAACTTGCAGGCCAGGCTTCTTGA
- the LOC138948863 gene encoding G2/mitotic-specific cyclin-B-like isoform X2 translates to MNDNIDATVPSKAAMEQAMGSRFALGDIGNIGAKVSSLTLDPLKKNGAIKKEILGQQPAITRQKTITRRALAQAVTMAPPAAPAVTAATSLSSLSTSVKATALKTEVYCDFKEPAVIVEPVPASVMPVAPMDISEDRADAFSRALVPVEDIDANDHDNPQLVSEYVCDIYDYMHQMEKRLFVRHHYLDGADITGKMRSILVDWLCQVHHRFHLLQETLYLTVAIIDRYLQEKPVIRNKLQLVGVTAMLLASKYEEMFAPEVADFVYITDNAYSKADIREMERDILRTLNFSFGKPLCLHFLRRNSKAGQVDATKHTLAKYMMELTITEYDMVHLPPSQIAAAALYLSIKLLDNSPWTETLAYYSTYSEDHLQPLATKLAGLVHKAETSKLTAIRTKYSTSKLMKISQIPELKSPLITELAGQAS, encoded by the exons ATGAACGACAACATAGACGCCACGGTCCCAAGCAAGGCAGCCATGGAACAGGCAATGGGCTCTCGGTTTGCTCTAGGGGACATCGGCAACATTGGAGCCAAAGTCTCCAGTCTCACCCTTGACCCTCTCAAGAAAAATGGTGCTATCAAGAAGGAAATCTTGGGTCAACAGCCTGCAATCACACGTCAGAAGACGATAACACGGCGAGCTCTAGCCCAAGCAGTAACCATGGCACCCCCTGCTGCTCCAGCAGTCACGGCAGCAACATCCCTGAGCTCTCTCAGCACCAGCGTCAAGGCCACAGCGCTTAAGACAGAGGTCTACTGTGACTTCAAG GAGCCGGCAGTGATAGTGGAGCCAGTCCCAGCCTCAGTGATGCCAGTGGCTCCTATGGACATTTCTGAGGATCGAGCTGATGCCTTCTCTCGAGCTCTGGTGCCTGTGGAAGACATTGACGCCAATGACCATGACAATCCCCAGCTGGTCAGCGAGTATGTCTGTGATATCTACGACTACATGCACCAGATGGAG AAGCGACTGTTTGTGCGCCATCACTACCTTGACGGGGCAGACATCACGGGCAAGATGCGGTCGATTCTGGTTGACTGGTTGTGTCAGGTACATCACCGCTTCCACTTGCTGCAAGAGACCCTCTATCTCACTGTTGCCATCATTGATCGATACCTGCAG GAGAAACCTGTGATTCGAAACAAGCTACAACTAGTCGGAGTGACAGCTATGCTGCTAGCTTCCAAGTACGAGGAAATGTTTGCTCCAGAAGTTGCAGATTTTGTTTACATCACAGACAATGCCTACTCAAAGGCAGACATTCGTGAAATGGAACGTGATATACTCAGGACTTTAAACTTTTCCTTTGGAAAGCCATTGTGTCTTCATTTTCTGAGGAGAAATTCAAAAGCAGGACAG GTTGATGCTACGAAGCATACATTAGCAAAGTACATGATGGAGCTGACCATAACGGAGTATGACATGGTCCACTTGCCGCCCTCCCAGATAGCTGCTGCTGCCCTGTACCTCTCCATAAAGCTGCTGGACAACTCTCCATGG ACGGAAACACTGGCATACTACAGCACATACAGTGAGGACCACCTCCAGCCTTTGGCTACCAAGTTGGCGGGTCTGGTCCACAAGGCTGAAACAAGCAAGCTCACT GCCATTCGCACCAAGTACAGTACATCCAAGCTGATGAAGATCAGTCAGATCCCTGAGCTCAAGTCGCCCCTCATCACAGAACTTGCAGGCCAGGCTTCTTGA